A genomic window from Candidatus Dormiibacterota bacterium includes:
- a CDS encoding PspC domain-containing protein, whose translation MAAALGPWEDRCNARPHPEEATVIPTAPPRPEGVPPAPPRGERGWRGRAFPRSADDRVLTGVAGGLGRRFGVDPLLVRAGFVLLAVAGGSGVGLYIVAWLVSHEPAGATAVPWPPPRATTRRLIALGLIVAGGLLILREVGVWFGDTLAGPLSLALVGSALIWARGDEDDRARWSRMGRRLPATTVEAMLAGPASLPRIVGGALLVVGGMSVFLIAHRTLTVTGTALLAVAVTAAGLGLILGPWILRLARTASAERRERIRSEERAEMAAHLHDSVLHTLALIQRAEAPPEVVSLARRQERELRAWLNGRVEEEGAESLGTAVDLLAARVEREHAVAVDAVVVGDRRVDDRLRAVVLACQEAALNAARHSGAARVSVYVEAEPEAITAYVRDQGRGFDPAAVPPDRHGIAESIRGRIQRLGGTVVVTSTPGVGTEVQLRVPVPAG comes from the coding sequence ATGGCCGCCGCCCTGGGGCCGTGGGAAGATCGGTGCAACGCCCGTCCCCATCCCGAGGAAGCCACCGTCATCCCCACCGCACCGCCCCGTCCGGAGGGTGTCCCGCCGGCGCCTCCGCGCGGCGAGCGGGGGTGGCGGGGGCGCGCGTTCCCGCGCAGCGCCGACGACCGTGTCCTCACCGGTGTGGCCGGCGGGCTCGGCCGCCGGTTCGGCGTCGACCCGCTGCTGGTGCGCGCCGGGTTCGTGCTCCTCGCCGTCGCCGGCGGCTCGGGCGTCGGCCTCTACATCGTCGCCTGGCTGGTGAGCCACGAGCCCGCGGGGGCAACCGCCGTCCCCTGGCCGCCGCCACGAGCCACCACCCGCCGCCTGATCGCCCTGGGGCTGATCGTCGCCGGCGGCCTGCTGATCCTCCGCGAGGTCGGGGTGTGGTTCGGCGACACCCTGGCGGGCCCGCTGAGCCTGGCACTGGTGGGCTCGGCGCTGATCTGGGCGCGCGGCGACGAGGACGATCGCGCCCGCTGGTCGCGGATGGGCCGGCGGCTGCCCGCCACCACCGTGGAGGCGATGCTCGCCGGCCCGGCGTCGCTGCCCCGGATCGTCGGCGGCGCGCTGCTGGTGGTGGGCGGCATGAGCGTCTTCCTCATCGCCCACCGCACCCTCACCGTCACCGGCACCGCCCTGCTCGCGGTGGCGGTCACCGCCGCCGGCCTCGGGCTCATCCTCGGCCCCTGGATCCTCCGGCTGGCGCGCACCGCCTCGGCGGAGCGGCGCGAGCGGATCCGCTCCGAGGAGCGCGCCGAGATGGCCGCCCACCTCCACGACTCGGTGCTGCACACCCTCGCCCTGATCCAGCGCGCCGAGGCCCCGCCCGAGGTGGTCAGCCTGGCCCGGCGGCAGGAGCGCGAGCTCCGCGCCTGGCTCAACGGCCGGGTCGAGGAGGAGGGCGCCGAGAGCCTGGGCACGGCGGTCGACCTCCTCGCCGCGCGGGTGGAGCGCGAGCACGCCGTCGCCGTCGATGCCGTGGTGGTCGGCGACCGGCGCGTCGACGACCGGCTCCGCGCCGTCGTGCTCGCCTGCCAGGAGGCCGCGCTCAACGCCGCCCGCCATTCCGGGGCCGCCCGGGTCTCGGTGTACGTCGAGGCCGAGCCCGAGGCGATCACCGCCTACGTCCGCGACCAGGGGCGGGGCTTCGATCCCGCCGCGGTGCCGCCCGACCGGCACGGGATCGCCGAGTCGATCCGGGGACGCATCCAGCGGCTCGGCGGCACCGTGGTGGTGACCAGCACCCCAGGGGTGGGCACCGAGGTGCAGCTGCGCGTCCCGGTGCCCGCAGGATGA